One part of the Aspergillus luchuensis IFO 4308 DNA, chromosome 5, nearly complete sequence genome encodes these proteins:
- a CDS encoding uncharacterized protein (COG:S;~EggNog:ENOG410Q25Y;~SECRETED:SignalP(1-21)) — protein MQLTSKVSIALLGAFAAVGEANNHGFHARQMNFHPGGYNNQTVSTSVVPVYPTPEHSSAPVAPSAPASSAAGVAASSPIIGGHYASSSSSAAVVGASSVAPVPVPLGTGVSSSAPISAPAAAATGSNGVSTEYDTVTSTKDVTLTYTLGSGSTQSVVTTTIHRTVTDVETIYVTPSASASSTAQDTTVTSDTTVYSTSTDYETYTLYAVPTSSAAAGSSAPAGSAAAGETCAPVTVTVHDTVTVVCTHLKPSCRVEPLTDALQTATPTPISTPDSVAKIEVSSVSTSEEVETTTQAEATTHSKPTVVPTPSAPYGHSNGTFPFPSGAARPTGFQTSSKVAFPSHFRRVY, from the exons ATGCAGCTTACTTCCAAGGTTTCCATCGCCCTGCTGGGTGCTTTCGCCGCCGTCGGTGAGGCCAACAACCACGGTTTCCATGCGCGCCAGATGAACTTCCACCCTGGTGGCTACAACAACCAGACTGTGTCGACCTCCGTCGTCCCCGTCTACCCGACTCCCGAGCACTCCAGCGCTCCCGTTGCTCCCAGCGCTCCCGCCAGCTCCGCCGCCGGAGTCGCTGCTAGCTCCCCCATCATCGGTGGTCACTACgccagcagctccagctctgctgctgttgttggtgcTTCCTCTGTCGCTCCTGTGCCCGTTCCCCTCGGCACTGGTGTCTCCAGCAGCGCCCCCATCTCCGccccggctgctgctgctactggtaGCAACGGTGTCTCGACTGAGTACGACACTGTGACTTCCACCAAGGATGTCACTCTCACCTACACCCTGGGTTCTGGTTCCACCCAGAGCGTCGTCACCACCACTATCCACCGCACCGTGACTGACGTCGAGACCATCTACGTG ACCCCCTCTGCCAGTGCTTCCTCCACTGCCCAGGACACCACCGTCACCTCTGACACTACCGTCTACTCGACCTCCACCGACTACGAGACCTACACTCTCTACGCGGTCCCTACTTCTTCCGCTGCCGCTGGTAGCTCCGCCCCCGCGGGCTCTGCTGCCGCTGGCGAGACCTGTGCTCCGGTCACTGTCACTGTCCACGACACCGTCACTGTGGTATGTACCCACTTGAAACCAAGCTGTCGGGTTGAACCCCTTACTGATGCATTGCAGACcgccactcccactcccatctccacccccgaCAGCGTTGCCAAGATCGAGGTCAGCTCTGTGTCCACCAGCGAGGAGGTTGAGACCACCACCCAGGCCGAGGCCACCACCCACAGCAAGCCCACCGTTGTCCCCACCCCCAGCGCCCCTTACGGCCACAGCAACGGcaccttccctttccccagCGGCGCTGCCCGGCCCACTGGCTTCCAGACCAGCAGCAAGGTtgctttcccctcccactTCCGCCGCGTCTACTAA